In one window of Lewinella sp. 4G2 DNA:
- a CDS encoding glycoside hydrolase family 130 protein, producing MQVAVDRKDLRLYGDPTRVIGRFFWADEHRARQLMTRVLEMDEATVHDQLMKTLRGFAGRHRNINEIFRRHVEAALERVPEKREEVMAASDECKALIGAFFTHEYSIESAAFFNPSVVRARDQTDLQSGELRMVMSMRAVGEGHVSSVVFRNIILGPDNEPRAEATSRFVGLAKQVQYCTYEKSDFAEKTRRDANVGEEMLGKLMDGLPDNFNHRELYEHYWKLWNEFPEDSADRDELTLLMTVADAYYEVRFSLDTDLSERVLYPMIDFEMRGMEDARFTEFTRDDGSMCYYGTYTAYNGSQIRPMLIETEDFYDFIIRPIYGEAAVNKNHAIFPRKIHGKYYALCRIDGINNYIIQSDKLQVWDDAQLLTKPIHDWQLYQIGNCGSPIETDEGWLVVTHGVGPMRRYCLGAMLLDLDDPTIVLRRLAEPLLSPAEDEREGYVPNVVYSCGSLIHNDELVIPYGISDEAARFATIPVDKLLKAMEPVKND from the coding sequence ATGCAAGTAGCCGTCGACCGCAAAGACCTTCGCCTCTACGGCGACCCCACCCGAGTGATTGGCCGCTTCTTCTGGGCCGACGAACACCGCGCCCGACAACTGATGACTCGCGTCCTGGAAATGGATGAGGCCACCGTACACGACCAATTGATGAAGACGCTCCGGGGTTTCGCCGGTCGCCACCGGAACATCAACGAGATTTTCCGCCGCCATGTGGAGGCTGCCCTTGAGCGCGTCCCCGAAAAGCGCGAGGAAGTCATGGCTGCCAGTGATGAATGTAAGGCGCTCATCGGAGCCTTTTTCACCCACGAATACAGCATCGAATCCGCCGCATTTTTCAACCCCAGCGTCGTACGTGCTCGGGACCAAACTGATCTCCAATCTGGGGAGCTCCGCATGGTCATGAGTATGCGGGCGGTGGGGGAAGGCCACGTTTCCAGCGTAGTGTTTCGCAACATTATTCTGGGCCCGGATAACGAGCCACGGGCGGAGGCCACCAGCCGCTTTGTTGGTCTCGCCAAACAGGTACAGTACTGCACGTACGAGAAGAGTGACTTTGCGGAGAAGACCCGCCGTGATGCCAACGTCGGCGAAGAAATGCTCGGCAAACTGATGGACGGCCTGCCCGACAACTTCAACCACCGGGAACTCTACGAACACTACTGGAAACTCTGGAACGAATTTCCCGAAGACAGCGCCGACCGCGACGAATTGACCCTCTTAATGACCGTCGCCGACGCGTACTACGAAGTCCGCTTCAGTCTGGATACGGACCTCAGCGAACGCGTCCTCTACCCCATGATCGACTTCGAAATGCGGGGAATGGAAGACGCCCGCTTCACGGAATTCACCCGCGACGATGGTTCCATGTGCTACTACGGCACCTACACGGCGTACAACGGAAGCCAGATCCGCCCCATGCTCATTGAGACGGAGGATTTCTATGACTTCATCATCCGACCTATCTACGGGGAGGCGGCGGTGAATAAGAACCACGCCATCTTCCCCCGGAAGATCCATGGCAAATACTACGCTCTCTGCCGTATTGATGGCATTAATAACTACATCATCCAAAGCGACAAGCTACAAGTTTGGGATGATGCTCAGTTGCTCACCAAACCCATCCACGACTGGCAACTCTACCAGATCGGCAACTGTGGTTCCCCCATTGAAACCGACGAAGGGTGGTTGGTCGTCACCCACGGCGTCGGCCCCATGCGGCGGTACTGCCTGGGGGCCATGCTCCTTGATCTGGATGACCCCACCATCGTCCTGCGTCGCCTAGCCGAGCCATTGCTATCTCCGGCCGAAGACGAGCGGGAGGGCTACGTCCCCAACGTAGTGTACTCCTGTGGCAGCCTGATCCATAATGATGAGCTTGTGATTCCCTACGGCATCTCCGACGAAGCCGCCCGCTTCGCTACCATCCCGGTAGATAAGTTACTTAAGGCCATGGAGCCGGTGAAGAACGACTGA
- a CDS encoding SulP family inorganic anion transporter → MTNPFKFDFSNIKGDFIGGLTAGIVALPLALAFGDQTALGPMSGLYGAIAIAILAALFGGTATQVSGPTAPMTVVSASVISNALLETGAETVAEAVPLILATFFIAGALEVVFGIIKLGRYIKYIPYPVVSGFMSGIGIIIILTQIFPILGYDAGADTELVTAQLPLAEEQILEGIIREEAQEGVLKGTMDGNVITETSRRFTAVENSEIQERAQNLARRESKSTTGVFTLFTRPFSIPNGINWVNFLLAAATIIIIYGFKRITKAVPSSLVALVVLTIVAFFFIEPGTVPIIGSVQQGLPPINISFFAAMLDFGNTGLILKFAATLAALGAIDSLLTSVVADNITKTRHDPNQELIGQGIGNMGAAFIGGLPGAGATVRTVINVESGGRTKISGMIAGVFLLAVLLGLSGIVQYIPKAVLAGILLAVGIGIIDYKGFRHLKSVPRGDAAVMIVVLLLTVFIGLLEAVAVGMVMATLLYMKKSADTVEAGARSESIKAFANEESWEDEGDLIERVGDRVFIKHLDGPLFFGFVSSFQTIIQSLPDLDVVVIRMGRVPYIDQSGLYAMEDAILDLQKRGVAVVFVGMNEQVRSMMERINLVPGLVSDQYIFRDFKNCRKWLSERLEEGNLSGVSDDQQAGPPRISDNIDEA, encoded by the coding sequence ATGACGAACCCCTTCAAATTCGACTTCTCCAACATTAAAGGTGACTTCATTGGTGGCCTCACCGCCGGTATCGTTGCCCTCCCGCTCGCCCTGGCGTTTGGTGACCAAACCGCGCTGGGCCCCATGTCCGGCCTATACGGTGCCATCGCCATTGCCATCCTCGCAGCCTTGTTTGGCGGGACGGCCACGCAAGTCTCCGGGCCAACGGCACCAATGACGGTAGTTTCAGCTTCCGTGATCTCCAATGCCCTCCTGGAAACCGGAGCGGAAACGGTAGCGGAAGCCGTCCCCTTGATCCTGGCTACCTTCTTCATCGCCGGCGCGCTCGAAGTGGTCTTTGGCATCATCAAGCTGGGGCGGTACATCAAGTACATTCCCTATCCCGTCGTGTCCGGATTTATGTCGGGCATCGGCATCATCATCATCCTGACGCAGATCTTTCCCATCTTAGGTTACGACGCGGGGGCGGATACCGAGCTTGTTACCGCCCAACTTCCCCTGGCGGAAGAACAGATCCTTGAAGGCATCATCCGGGAGGAAGCACAGGAAGGGGTGCTAAAGGGTACCATGGATGGCAACGTCATCACCGAAACCAGCCGTCGCTTCACGGCCGTAGAGAATTCGGAGATTCAGGAAAGAGCGCAGAACCTTGCCCGGCGGGAATCCAAAAGCACCACGGGTGTATTTACGTTGTTTACCCGTCCTTTCTCCATACCGAATGGCATAAATTGGGTCAATTTCCTGCTGGCAGCCGCCACCATTATTATCATCTATGGCTTTAAACGCATCACGAAAGCCGTTCCCTCCAGCCTCGTCGCCTTGGTGGTGCTGACCATCGTAGCGTTCTTCTTCATTGAGCCCGGTACGGTACCCATCATCGGTTCGGTGCAGCAAGGGTTGCCGCCAATCAACATTAGCTTCTTTGCAGCCATGCTGGATTTCGGCAATACCGGCCTCATCCTCAAGTTCGCCGCAACGCTGGCGGCACTGGGGGCGATTGATTCACTGCTTACCTCCGTCGTAGCGGACAACATTACCAAGACGCGCCACGACCCTAACCAGGAATTAATTGGCCAGGGAATCGGCAACATGGGCGCGGCCTTTATCGGTGGCCTGCCCGGCGCCGGCGCAACCGTCCGGACGGTCATCAACGTAGAGAGTGGTGGGCGGACCAAGATCTCTGGAATGATCGCCGGCGTTTTCCTGCTGGCCGTACTCCTTGGTCTGAGTGGAATTGTGCAATACATTCCAAAGGCCGTCCTGGCGGGTATCCTGCTGGCAGTCGGTATTGGCATCATCGATTACAAAGGTTTCCGCCACCTGAAATCCGTCCCTCGCGGGGATGCCGCCGTCATGATCGTCGTCCTGTTGCTGACGGTCTTCATCGGCCTGCTGGAGGCCGTTGCGGTGGGCATGGTCATGGCCACGTTGCTGTACATGAAGAAGTCCGCGGATACTGTGGAGGCTGGCGCCCGGTCGGAGTCCATTAAAGCCTTCGCGAATGAGGAATCCTGGGAGGATGAAGGGGACCTCATCGAGCGCGTCGGCGACCGGGTATTCATCAAGCACCTCGACGGCCCCCTGTTCTTCGGTTTCGTCTCTTCCTTTCAAACGATCATCCAGAGTTTGCCCGATTTGGACGTGGTGGTCATCCGCATGGGCCGCGTGCCCTACATCGATCAATCCGGCCTGTACGCCATGGAGGACGCCATTCTTGATCTCCAGAAACGGGGCGTGGCCGTTGTTTTCGTGGGCATGAACGAGCAGGTGCGCAGTATGATGGAGCGCATCAACCTTGTCCCCGGGCTCGTGTCCGACCAGTACATCTTCCGCGATTTCAAGAATTGCCGTAAGTGGCTCAGCGAACGTTTGGAGGAGGGTAACCTCAGTGGCGTCAGCGACGATCAGCAGGCCGGCCCACCACGGATCAGCGACAATATTGACGAGGCCTGA
- a CDS encoding EB domain-containing protein, with translation MKYNIWFTLLFSLLFYGCPSSDDDMGSGLTGNECQSDSCEGLAICDDGFCQCPPGVLEVAPKFCLQSWNKPTFITYDQYNNLIDTLVIEFEVEPFSHTWKDGDNYYRSVDGRMYNRDPWVIGQLPHFVAILPYPGDPNIPVDTIIIPEIIDKPTRTSTRYYYYPKYSCRKNFVGAFTDRNTIEGNIYIYFCQDNGTDEGILPDSLLPAGLQEEISRTYPVTFKRIL, from the coding sequence ATGAAATACAATATTTGGTTCACGCTCTTATTCAGCCTACTATTTTATGGCTGCCCTTCTTCCGATGACGATATGGGTTCAGGTTTAACGGGCAACGAATGTCAGTCGGATAGCTGCGAGGGCCTCGCTATTTGCGACGATGGTTTTTGCCAGTGCCCTCCGGGTGTACTGGAAGTTGCACCAAAATTTTGTCTGCAGTCCTGGAATAAACCCACCTTCATTACCTACGATCAGTATAATAATCTCATCGATACGTTGGTTATCGAGTTTGAAGTTGAACCCTTTTCCCACACCTGGAAGGATGGAGATAATTACTACCGGTCAGTAGACGGAAGAATGTACAACCGTGACCCATGGGTTATTGGTCAGCTACCACACTTCGTAGCCATCCTGCCTTACCCCGGTGACCCGAATATACCCGTTGATACCATTATTATTCCGGAGATAATTGATAAGCCGACTCGCACTTCAACCCGTTATTATTATTACCCTAAGTATTCCTGCCGAAAAAATTTCGTCGGCGCTTTTACCGATAGGAATACTATCGAGGGGAACATCTATATTTATTTCTGTCAAGATAATGGAACCGACGAGGGCATCCTTCCGGATTCCCTCCTGCCAGCGGGGTTGCAAGAGGAAATCAGCAGAACGTACCCGGTTACGTTCAAGCGAATATTGTGA
- a CDS encoding glycosyltransferase: MKIAILGNYPPKACGIATFTNSLARAILSNLTTEEIADYAEIIAIEDAGQHHHYPKEVGTILPRDERAAYGHVADYLNTGGFDLLIVQHEYGIFGGPDGNYLLDLVDRLRIPLMVTCHTVLKNPSEGQCSVMRRLCVRAGVMVVMSRMAKTFLIDVCSCPANRIQVIEHGVPVIETAPREELRERFGWARRRVLFTFGLLGRGKGIETVIRSLPAIVAEHPETLYVVLGKTHPNVVREHGEEYREWLHELADELGVKDNLHMISEFASEQYLFECLRATDLYVIPYPNEAQICSGTLAYAVGAGAAVVSTPFWHATELLADGRGRLFPFHDSDALACEVKELLGKPDVLQDIRAKALAYGDRLFWPKIGAEYIKAFADAQMAYERSSRNRSTSLVPKIKLDHLLRMTDDCGIIQHAKYATPNRHEGYCLDDNGRALLFTSMALSTGRFPKAERKILTELSETYLSYIFHAQHEDGTFSNFMSYGREFLDDQGSEDSYGRALWGLAACITANIREDLTALAQECFIRAIGHLDRRTSPRTLSYGIIALSEYLGEHDDENLRNLLDRSVNRLLDHHRDSRYDDWDWFEPYLTYDNGLMPLALYRSLRILPKNAVQSVAESTTDFLVQRTILGNIPRPVGCHAVCHRGEAPQQFDQQPLEVMADTLLYLDAYAQGRMDKDEKLARTVYGWFHGNNDLAVKMYCSKTGGCYDGLTATGPNKNQGAESLLAYLIATLAIQQLPIPRPTFSKSKRGTLKKMLNGFAPAWVESIPSAPKKTQYDAPTLVSATAARQYDGFGDEGFDDSVMRDHPFLSR, from the coding sequence ATGAAAATTGCCATTCTCGGGAACTACCCGCCCAAGGCGTGCGGCATCGCCACGTTTACCAACAGCCTGGCCCGGGCGATCTTGAGTAATCTCACCACCGAAGAGATTGCGGATTACGCTGAAATCATCGCCATCGAAGACGCCGGCCAGCACCACCACTACCCAAAAGAAGTAGGCACCATCTTGCCCCGCGACGAAAGAGCCGCTTACGGTCACGTCGCCGACTACCTCAACACGGGCGGCTTTGACCTCCTGATCGTGCAGCACGAATACGGCATTTTCGGTGGCCCTGATGGTAACTACTTGTTGGATCTGGTCGATCGCCTCCGCATTCCCCTCATGGTCACTTGCCATACGGTGCTCAAGAACCCCAGCGAGGGGCAGTGCTCCGTCATGCGCCGCCTCTGCGTACGGGCCGGGGTGATGGTCGTCATGTCCCGGATGGCCAAGACGTTTTTAATCGACGTCTGTTCCTGCCCCGCCAACCGGATCCAGGTCATCGAGCACGGCGTCCCCGTTATCGAAACGGCACCCCGGGAAGAACTGCGCGAGCGCTTCGGTTGGGCCCGCCGCCGCGTACTCTTCACTTTCGGGCTGCTGGGCCGGGGCAAGGGTATTGAGACGGTTATCCGCTCCCTGCCGGCCATCGTCGCTGAGCATCCCGAGACACTTTACGTCGTGCTGGGCAAAACCCACCCCAACGTGGTGCGTGAGCACGGGGAGGAATACCGCGAGTGGCTCCACGAACTGGCCGACGAACTGGGCGTGAAGGACAACCTCCACATGATCAGCGAATTTGCGTCCGAACAGTACCTCTTCGAATGCCTGCGGGCGACCGATCTCTACGTCATCCCTTACCCCAACGAAGCACAAATTTGCAGCGGCACGTTAGCCTATGCCGTTGGCGCGGGTGCGGCGGTGGTGAGTACGCCGTTCTGGCACGCGACCGAACTTCTAGCCGATGGGCGGGGGAGACTCTTCCCGTTCCACGATTCAGACGCGTTGGCGTGCGAAGTAAAGGAGTTGTTGGGCAAGCCCGATGTATTGCAGGATATTCGAGCCAAGGCCCTGGCCTACGGAGACCGGTTGTTCTGGCCCAAGATCGGTGCCGAGTACATCAAAGCCTTCGCCGACGCCCAGATGGCCTACGAACGCTCATCACGCAACCGCTCCACCAGCCTCGTACCGAAAATCAAATTGGATCACCTTCTACGGATGACCGACGACTGCGGCATTATCCAACACGCTAAGTACGCGACCCCCAACCGCCACGAAGGGTACTGCCTGGACGACAACGGACGCGCCCTACTCTTCACTTCGATGGCCCTCTCCACGGGCCGCTTCCCGAAAGCGGAACGGAAAATACTGACTGAGCTCTCCGAGACTTACCTAAGCTATATCTTCCACGCCCAGCACGAGGATGGCACGTTCAGCAACTTCATGTCCTACGGCCGCGAGTTCCTCGACGATCAGGGAAGTGAAGACAGCTACGGCCGCGCCCTCTGGGGATTGGCTGCTTGCATTACCGCCAACATCCGCGAAGACCTGACCGCCCTGGCGCAGGAGTGTTTCATCCGCGCCATTGGCCACTTAGACCGGCGGACGAGCCCCCGCACCCTCAGCTACGGCATCATTGCTCTGAGCGAATACCTGGGCGAGCACGATGACGAGAACCTGCGGAACCTGCTCGACCGCAGCGTCAATCGCCTGCTCGATCACCACCGTGACAGCCGCTACGATGACTGGGATTGGTTCGAACCCTACCTCACTTACGATAATGGCCTAATGCCATTGGCGCTTTACCGGTCGCTGCGGATTTTGCCGAAGAACGCCGTCCAGTCCGTAGCTGAATCCACTACGGACTTCCTCGTGCAGCGGACGATCCTGGGTAACATCCCCCGGCCCGTGGGTTGCCACGCCGTTTGTCACCGGGGGGAAGCACCGCAGCAATTCGACCAACAGCCACTGGAGGTGATGGCCGACACGCTGCTTTACCTGGATGCCTACGCTCAAGGGCGTATGGATAAGGACGAAAAGTTGGCCCGCACCGTCTACGGCTGGTTCCACGGCAACAACGATCTGGCGGTGAAAATGTATTGCTCCAAAACGGGGGGCTGTTACGATGGCCTTACCGCAACGGGGCCAAACAAAAACCAGGGGGCGGAGAGCCTCTTGGCCTACCTCATTGCTACGTTGGCGATACAGCAACTACCTATTCCGCGGCCAACGTTCAGCAAATCGAAACGAGGGACGCTCAAGAAGATGCTCAACGGTTTTGCTCCGGCTTGGGTGGAAAGCATTCCGTCCGCACCGAAGAAAACGCAGTACGATGCACCGACGCTGGTTTCGGCCACGGCCGCTCGCCAGTACGATGGTTTTGGCGATGAGGGATTCGATGATTCCGTCATGCGTGACCATCCGTTTCTGAGTCGGTAA
- a CDS encoding regulatory iron-sulfur-containing complex subunit RicT, translating into MACASCGTGKNEDGTPKGCGSKGACNTGACNKRSAYDWLADLGIDDPYAESIVEVSFNEGTTQCFCFAPAELELATGDNVVVEDDKGYNVGRITLSGDLVRLQMKKKKTKESGVNLSIIRRANERDLEKMLEFREMQKETLVKARAIARQNHVKMKVSDVEYRGDGKKITIYYTSDDRVDFRHIVRAYSHQFRVKVEMRQIGPRQETARLGGIGTCGRELCCSTWLSDFSAVNTSAARYQNLAINNAKLSGQCGRLKCCLNYELDTYMEALEAFPKRADKIKTHAGLAILIKTDIFKQIMYYTYKDNRGLLYPIPVEKVHEMQAMNKAGNLPADLQSAQLVVEEPDDVFGYEDVTGAIELPAEKRKKRRKKKSGKPGSGGASGRSGRSSRSRSKSSAGGGDASAKKSEGGSGEKAAATGDKPRSSRSKRRPQRNKPKGSENTSSNSPQTNAPKASSGNGDGGSTGRKKRTPRKKK; encoded by the coding sequence ATGGCATGTGCATCATGCGGAACCGGTAAGAACGAAGACGGCACCCCCAAGGGCTGCGGCTCGAAGGGCGCCTGCAATACCGGAGCCTGCAATAAACGAAGCGCCTACGACTGGTTGGCGGATCTGGGTATTGACGACCCCTACGCGGAAAGCATCGTCGAGGTGTCCTTCAACGAAGGCACCACCCAGTGCTTCTGCTTCGCCCCCGCGGAATTGGAACTCGCCACGGGTGATAACGTCGTCGTGGAAGATGACAAGGGTTACAACGTGGGCCGGATCACGCTGAGCGGCGACCTCGTCCGCCTGCAGATGAAGAAAAAGAAAACGAAGGAAAGTGGCGTAAACCTCAGCATCATCCGCCGCGCCAACGAGCGTGACCTGGAGAAGATGCTGGAGTTCCGCGAGATGCAAAAGGAGACGCTCGTCAAAGCCCGCGCCATCGCCCGGCAGAACCACGTCAAGATGAAAGTCTCCGACGTAGAGTACCGGGGCGACGGTAAGAAGATCACCATTTACTACACTTCGGACGACCGGGTGGATTTCCGCCACATCGTGCGGGCTTATTCCCATCAGTTCCGGGTGAAAGTCGAGATGCGGCAGATCGGCCCCCGCCAGGAGACGGCCCGCCTCGGTGGAATCGGCACCTGTGGCCGCGAGCTGTGTTGTTCTACGTGGCTGAGTGACTTTAGCGCCGTCAATACTTCGGCGGCCCGGTACCAGAACCTGGCCATCAACAACGCTAAGCTTTCCGGACAGTGCGGCCGCCTCAAGTGCTGCCTCAACTACGAGTTGGATACCTACATGGAAGCCCTCGAGGCCTTCCCTAAGCGCGCGGACAAGATCAAGACCCACGCCGGCCTGGCCATCCTGATCAAGACGGACATCTTCAAGCAGATCATGTACTACACGTACAAGGACAATCGCGGTCTGCTGTACCCCATCCCGGTAGAGAAGGTGCACGAGATGCAGGCCATGAATAAGGCGGGCAACCTGCCGGCGGATCTCCAGTCCGCTCAGTTGGTAGTGGAGGAGCCAGACGACGTATTTGGCTACGAGGACGTAACCGGCGCCATCGAACTCCCCGCCGAAAAGCGGAAGAAGCGGCGGAAGAAAAAATCCGGCAAACCAGGCAGTGGTGGCGCTTCGGGGCGCAGCGGCCGGTCCTCACGGTCCCGGAGCAAATCAAGTGCTGGTGGTGGAGACGCTTCCGCTAAGAAATCCGAAGGTGGATCGGGCGAAAAGGCAGCTGCTACCGGTGATAAACCACGGAGTAGCCGCTCCAAACGCCGGCCCCAACGGAACAAGCCCAAAGGTTCAGAGAACACTTCTAGCAATAGTCCTCAGACTAACGCCCCTAAAGCATCATCCGGAAACGGAGATGGTGGCAGTACGGGCCGCAAGAAGCGTACGCCGCGGAAGAAGAAGTAA